A stretch of Octopus bimaculoides isolate UCB-OBI-ISO-001 chromosome 23, ASM119413v2, whole genome shotgun sequence DNA encodes these proteins:
- the LOC106877263 gene encoding uncharacterized protein LOC106877263 gives MAERNPFRIIQCNPFLRRQARELRDNWLLFQVNRDDVKYGTTLLQEAVTQAHVEMARILVQYGKADLDAQNDDGKTALHIASRAGQEALVDLLLEAGAKVNIQCLDETTSLHLAMWKSKANVVEKLIADEWAPLHWGVENGNFELVRLLINNGAKTNVVSKALMTPLTLSVVKRHLSITKYLLIMGAGLDIIENSEKKPVSFSSLLLEPNLLKEHNTEVLQLVDIMMENGCDLWLERKTLLSKQPAASSLAEQLHRILVSKLSTPPTLQEICRFFLRQHLHHHYQKPPKHIQKEQQHCHHKLYIDKIIALEVPKHLEDFILTRSERIQIACKAKKPPKTPPPMPPPPSDSTKIKTNKTSKPQNNSVKPKSGNIINLKKNGATFSSGKEMAKLEETHKSQGKSAKWKNSKWNSYPNQNVVPPQPVRNPHCRTPLLNDPVPRNPVSQPLLSKPMYPGTRQNKFSNRNPAMAMRDMPNPAFVPVPQQRVRRLIRFSADSILECHLPEPNVTQKKRSWRSNKQF, from the exons GAAACCCATTCCGCATTATCCAATGTAATCCCTTTCTAAGACGGCAGGCGCGTGAATTGAGGGATAATTGGTTGCTGTTTCAAGTAAATAGAGATGACGTAAAG TATGGCACAACATTGCTCCAGGAGGCAGTTACTCAGGCACATGTCGAAATGGCACGTATTTTGGTCCAGTATGGTAAAGCAGATCTCGATGCACAAAACGAT gATGGAAAAACTGCCCTTCATATAGCTTCGCGGGCTGGTCAAGAAGCCCTTGTGGATCTTCTTTTAGAAGCAGGAGCTAAAGTTAATATACAGTGCCTT GACGAGACAACTTCTCTACATTTAGCAATGTGGAAAAGCAAAGCAAATGTTGTTGAGAAACTGATTGCT gATGAATGGGCACCTTTGCACTGGGGCGTTGAAAATGGTAATTTTGAATTGGTGAGATTGTTGATAAATAATGGTGCCAAGACCAATGTAGTTAGTAAG gCCCTGATGACCCCTTTGACATTGTCTGTGGTAAAAAGACATTTGTCAATCACAAAATATCTTCTGATAATGGGAGCTGGATTGGATATTATTGAAAACTCAGAAAag AAACCTGTCAGTTTTTCATCGTTGCTGTTGGAACCAAACCTTTTGAAGGAACACAACACTGAAGTCTTACAACTTGTAGACATAATGATGGAAAATGGTTGCGATCTCTGGTTGGAAAGGAAAACATTGCTTTCCAAACAGCCAGCAGCCAGTTCTCTTGCCGAACAGCTCCATCGTATTTTAGTGTCTAAACTATCCACTCCACCAACTCTTCAAGAGATCTGCCgcttttttttaagacagcatTTACATCACCATTATCAAAAACCACCGAAGCATATTCAAAAGGAACAGCAGCACTGCCACCATAAACTATATATTGACAAAATCATAGCTCTTGAAGTACCTAAACACCTTGAAGACTTCATACTGACACGATCAGAGAGGATACAAATTGCATGCAAAGCCAAAAAACCACCTAAAACCCCTCCTCCcatgccgccaccaccatcagattcaacaaaaataaaaacaaataaaacatcaaaaCCACAGAATAATTCTGTGAAACCTAAATCAggtaatattattaatttaaagaaaaatggtgCCACTTTCTCATCGGGGAAAGAAATGGCTAAATTAGAAGAAACTCATAAAAGCCAGGGTAAGTCTGCAAAATGGAAAAATTCCAAGTGGAATTCTTACCCCAACCAAAATGTTGTCCCTCCCCAACCAGTAAGAAACCCCCACTGTAGAACTCCTTTATTGAATGATCCAGTCCCTAGAAACCCTGTTTCTCAACCTTTACTTTCCAAACCTATGTATCCTGGGacaagacaaaataaattttCCAACAGGAATCCAGCCATGGCGATGAGAGACATGCCAAATCCAGCTTTTGTTCCAGTTCCCCAGCAAAGAGTACGACGACTGATCAGATTTTCTGCCGACAGTATTTTAGAGTGTCACCTACCGGAACCTAACGTGACTCAGAAAAAAAGGTCTTGGCGTTCAAATAAAcagttttaa